One Campylobacter concisus DNA window includes the following coding sequences:
- a CDS encoding citrate synthase, which translates to MSSNTATLIDNRTGKSYEFPILKGTMGPDVIDISTFFSDTGMFTFDRGYTSTAMCRSAITYIDGLKGELMYRGYDIAYLAENKTFLDVAYLLLNKELPTNEQYRGFKDELKKRSFIHEGMMKLFDAFPDKAHPMAILQAAVSALSAFYSDHLNMDKPEEYHEMAMRIIAKIPTIAAFSYRYSRGLPIIYPNLDRGFTENFLYMMRGYPYEHVDLKPIEIKALDTVFMLHADHEQNASTTTVRTVGSTHAHPYACISAGIGALWGWAHGGANEGVIRQLEEIGSVANVDKYIARAKDKNDPFRLMGFGHRVYKNFDPRAKVLKKMRDQLMDEIGISSELIKIANRIEEIALNDDYFVSRNLYPNVDFHSGLILKALGIPNNMFAVIFVIGRTPGWISQWIELKEQDTIKIVRPRQLYVGETNRTPK; encoded by the coding sequence ATGTCATCAAATACAGCCACACTAATCGACAACCGAACTGGCAAGAGCTATGAATTTCCTATCCTAAAAGGCACGATGGGGCCAGACGTCATCGACATATCGACCTTTTTTAGCGATACTGGGATGTTTACCTTTGATCGGGGCTATACCTCAACTGCGATGTGCCGCTCAGCCATAACCTACATAGACGGCCTAAAGGGCGAGCTCATGTATAGGGGCTACGACATCGCCTATTTGGCTGAAAATAAGACATTTTTGGACGTTGCCTACCTGCTTTTAAACAAAGAGCTGCCAACGAACGAGCAATACAGGGGCTTTAAAGATGAGCTCAAAAAAAGGAGCTTCATACACGAGGGCATGATGAAGCTATTTGATGCATTTCCAGACAAAGCGCACCCTATGGCGATCTTGCAGGCAGCAGTCTCAGCGCTAAGTGCCTTTTACTCAGATCACCTAAATATGGACAAGCCTGAAGAGTATCACGAGATGGCTATGCGTATAATCGCCAAGATCCCAACGATCGCAGCCTTTAGCTACCGCTACTCACGCGGACTTCCTATTATATATCCAAATTTAGATCGTGGCTTTACTGAAAATTTCCTCTACATGATGAGGGGCTATCCATACGAGCACGTCGATCTTAAGCCTATCGAGATAAAGGCGCTTGACACGGTCTTTATGCTCCACGCTGACCACGAGCAAAACGCCTCGACGACTACCGTTAGGACTGTTGGCTCTACGCACGCGCACCCATACGCATGTATAAGCGCTGGTATCGGCGCTCTTTGGGGCTGGGCTCATGGCGGAGCAAACGAGGGCGTCATCCGCCAGCTTGAAGAGATCGGCTCGGTCGCAAACGTCGATAAATACATCGCTAGAGCAAAGGATAAGAACGATCCATTTAGGCTGATGGGCTTTGGTCACAGGGTCTATAAAAACTTTGACCCGCGCGCAAAGGTGCTTAAAAAGATGAGAGATCAGCTGATGGACGAGATCGGCATTAGCTCAGAGCTCATAAAGATCGCCAACCGTATAGAAGAGATCGCGCTAAATGACGACTACTTTGTAAGTAGAAATTTATATCCAAATGTTGATTTTCACTCAGGGCTCATCCTAAAGGCGCTTGGCATACCAAACAATATGTTTGCCGTCATCTTCGTCATCGGCA
- a CDS encoding cation:proton antiporter: MQLHQASELSILVVLAFIVFASPYISKILRIPVAPAEILLGAVAGYIGVVGENEMFKLISEVGFFFLMFLAGMEIDLRMLINIDRKILRLGLIYLALIYALATALTLGLELSLLYIIIIPIMAVGMIFTLFKEYGKQQEWLNLSMLIATIGELLSITLLTFTAAYLQFGASINLWLTIGYLILFLAISVLSFKILDVLFWWYPGLKVVLMPHYDKDEKDIRLCIAVFFTMIALMLYLNLEVAFGAFIAGMFITTFFDHKKDLPHKLSSFGFGFLVPIFFIHIGSTFKLSSLGSSEVIKDAIFIFLAMLGTRVVSSLLFLGKLGFRGIFLFSVSQSMPLTLLIAVATIAHKSGEISDYSYSSFILASLAQAIIGAIIIKILMQSKSKE, from the coding sequence TTGCAGTTACACCAAGCAAGCGAGCTTAGCATCCTTGTCGTTTTGGCATTTATCGTCTTTGCTTCGCCTTATATTTCTAAAATTTTACGCATTCCAGTCGCACCTGCTGAGATACTACTTGGAGCGGTTGCTGGCTACATTGGAGTTGTCGGCGAAAACGAGATGTTTAAGCTCATCAGCGAAGTTGGCTTTTTCTTTTTGATGTTTCTAGCTGGCATGGAGATCGACCTTAGGATGCTAATAAACATCGACCGTAAAATTTTGCGCCTTGGGCTCATCTATCTAGCGCTCATCTACGCTCTAGCCACGGCCTTGACGCTAGGACTTGAGCTTAGCCTGCTTTACATCATCATCATCCCGATAATGGCCGTTGGCATGATATTTACGCTATTTAAGGAGTATGGCAAGCAGCAAGAGTGGCTAAATTTAAGCATGCTAATAGCAACTATCGGCGAGCTTTTAAGCATCACACTTCTAACCTTTACCGCTGCTTACTTGCAGTTTGGAGCGAGCATAAATTTATGGCTAACGATTGGCTATTTGATCCTATTTTTGGCTATCAGCGTGCTTAGTTTTAAAATTTTGGACGTGCTTTTTTGGTGGTATCCGGGGCTTAAAGTGGTGCTCATGCCACACTACGACAAGGACGAGAAGGACATCAGGCTTTGCATCGCGGTATTTTTCACGATGATAGCCTTGATGCTCTATCTAAATTTAGAGGTCGCCTTTGGCGCGTTTATCGCAGGTATGTTTATCACGACATTTTTCGATCACAAAAAGGACTTGCCGCACAAGCTTTCAAGCTTTGGATTTGGCTTTTTGGTGCCGATATTTTTCATCCACATAGGCTCGACCTTTAAGCTTTCAAGCCTAGGATCTAGCGAAGTGATAAAGGATGCTATTTTTATATTTTTAGCGATGCTTGGCACGAGAGTTGTATCTAGTTTGCTCTTTTTGGGCAAGCTTGGCTTTAGAGGGATATTTTTATTTTCAGTTTCGCAGTCTATGCCGCTCACTCTTTTGATCGCAGTTGCTACTATCGCACACAAATCAGGCGAGATAAGTGACTATTCTTACTCATCTTTCATCCTAGCAAGCCTCGCACAAGCTATAATAGGAGCTATAATCATCAAAATTTTAATGCAATCAAAAAGCAAGGAGTAA